The sequence GCCGCCGCGCCGACCACGACCGCCGCGTCGTCGAGGTCTGGATCACCGACGAGGGGCTGGAGCGCCTGGCGAGGCTCGACCACCCCGTCGATGCCATGATGCACGAGCTAGCCAGCGGCCTCACCGACGACGAGCACCGGATGCTCTCGCACCTGCTGGAGAAGGTGCGGCAGGCCGCCGAGGTCCCGGCCTGAGGAGGGTCACTTGGCCGGGGCCACTTCAGAGACGTAGACCGTCGCCTGCTGCGTCGCGCCGGCCTGGTAGGTGCCCACCCAGATGTTGTAGTTGCCCGCCATCGGCTGGGAAAGCTGGACCATCGGGTTCGAGCCAGTGGCGTCGTCGCTGCACACCCACGAGCCGTCGGGGAGGTTGACGAGCAGCGTCGTGTCCGACGCGGCACGGACGTAGATGTAGAGCGGATAGGCTCCCGGCGTGAAGTTGAGGTCGAGGTCGGGCCGCTCCAGGTTGATGTAGCCCACGCAGCCGGCTCCGCTGATCGGGTTGGCGCTGCTGCCCCCGGCCTGGATCGTGTTCACCTGTGGGTCCGGCTGGAAGCCCGACGAGAGGGTCATCGTGCCGTAGAGCGGCTGCGCCCCGATGTTCGGCGACCCGGAGGACGCCGTCGCCTGGCGCGACCCGGCCTCGGTGATCGAGACGACGGCGTCGGACTGCGCGTTGGCGTTGTAGGTCGTCACCCAGATGTTGTAGTTGCCGCTCTGGGGCTCCGAGAACACGACGAGCGGGTCGCTGCCGTCGCCCCCGTCGTCGTCGCAGACCCACGAGCCGTCGGGCTGGTTGATGAGGAGGGCGGTGTCGGTGGAAGAGTCCACCGAGATCCGGAGCGGATAGCTGCCCGCCGTGTAGTTCAGGTCGAGGTCAGGGCGCTCCATGTTCAGGTAGCCTACGCAGCCGGCCCCGTTGACCGGGTTCTCGCTCGTGCCACCTGCGACGACGCTGCTCCGGTGGGGGTCGGGCTGGAAGCCTGCGCTCAGCGTAACGGTCCCGTAGAGCGGCTGGGCGCTGATGTCCGGCTGGGCTACAGCCGGCGGGGCGAGGGCAACGAGCAGAGCGAGGGGAAGCGCGCGAGCGAGCATAGCAGCAGTTAGCTTGGGGGAGGGCGATAGCTCCTATATCAACCGGGCGGGCCCAGAATTTAAACGCAGTCGCCGCCCGATGCCGAAGCTCCGGGCGGCGATGCGCAGGTCTAACGTACGCAAAAGATGGGACGTGCTCAGGCGGCGACCTCCTCCGCCTCCGAGACGTGGCCCTTCGGCTCGACGAAGGTCATCCACTCGTCGTGGCTGGACCGCCCCTCGACTGCGTCGAGGTAAGCCGTCTGGAGCGTCTCCGTGACAGGGCCGCGGCGCCCCTGGCCGACCGGGATGTGGTCGACCGAGCGGACCGGGGTGACCTCGGCGGCGGTGCCGGTGAAGAAGAGCTCGTCGGCGATGTAGAGCGCCTCGCGCGGGATGAGCTTCTCCTCGATCTCGTAGCCCCGGCCCTGGGCCAGCGCGATGACCGTGTCGCGCGTGATGCCGGGGAGGACGGAGAGTCCGGTCGGTGGCGTGTAGAGCTTGCCGCGCTTGACGAGGAACAGGTTCTCGCCCGAGCCCTCGGAGAGCAGCCCGTCCACGCTGAGCGCGATCCCCTCGGTGAAGCCGTTCTTGACGGCCTCCATCTTGATGAGCGCCGCGTTGAGGTAGTTCGCCCCCGCCTTGGCGAGCGACGGCGTGGTGTTCGGCGCGTTGCGGTTCCACGACGAGACCTGCACGTCGACGCCCTGCTCGAGCGCTTCGGGGCCGAGGTACTTCCCCCACTCCCACACGGCGACGACTGTTTCGACCGGGTTGTTGAGCGGGTTGACCCCCATCGGGCCGTGGCCCCGGAAGACGAGGGGGCGGAGGTAGCACGCGTCGAGGCCGCTCTCGGCGACGGTGTCGACGCACGCCTGGCACAACTCGTCGAGCGAGTAGGGAATCTCCATCCGGTGGATCTTGGCCGAGTCGACGAGCCGCTGCATGTGCTCTTCGAGCCGGAAGATGGACGGGCCACGCTCGGTCTGGTAGCAGCGGATGCCCTCGAACACGGAGGATCCGTAGTGGACGACGTGGGAAAGGACGTGGATGTTTGCGTCCTCGAAGGGGACGAGATCGCCGTTGAACCAGATCTTGTGTGGCATGA is a genomic window of Bacteroidota bacterium containing:
- a CDS encoding branched-chain amino acid transaminase, which gives rise to MPHKIWFNGDLVPFEDANIHVLSHVVHYGSSVFEGIRCYQTERGPSIFRLEEHMQRLVDSAKIHRMEIPYSLDELCQACVDTVAESGLDACYLRPLVFRGHGPMGVNPLNNPVETVVAVWEWGKYLGPEALEQGVDVQVSSWNRNAPNTTPSLAKAGANYLNAALIKMEAVKNGFTEGIALSVDGLLSEGSGENLFLVKRGKLYTPPTGLSVLPGITRDTVIALAQGRGYEIEEKLIPREALYIADELFFTGTAAEVTPVRSVDHIPVGQGRRGPVTETLQTAYLDAVEGRSSHDEWMTFVEPKGHVSEAEEVAA